A genomic window from Macaca mulatta isolate MMU2019108-1 chromosome 19, T2T-MMU8v2.0, whole genome shotgun sequence includes:
- the UQCRFS1 gene encoding cytochrome b-c1 complex subunit Rieske, mitochondrial isoform X2 codes for MLSVAARSGPFAPVLSATPKPPVLDLKRPFLSRESLSGQAVRRPLVASVGLNVPASVCYSHTDVKVPDFYDYRRLEVLDSTKSSRESSEARKGFSYMVTAVTTVSVAYAAKNVVTQFISTMSASADVLAMAKIEIKLSDIPEGKNMTFKWRGKPLFVRHRTQKEIEQEAAVELSQLRDPQHDLDRVKKPEWVILIGVCTHLGCVPIANAGDFGGFYCPCHGSHYDASGRIRLGPAPLNLEVPPYEFTSDDMVVVG; via the exons ATGTTGTCGGTCGCAGCCCGCTCGGGACCGTTCGCGCCCGTCCTGTCGGCCAC CCCGAAGCCGCCTGTGCTGGACCTGAAGCGGCCCTTCCTCAGCCGGGAGTCGCTGAGCGGCCAGGCCGTGCGCCGGCCTTTGGTCGCCTCCGTGGGCCTCAATG TCCCTGCTTCTGTTTGTTATTCCCACACAGACGTCAAGGTGCCTGACTTCTATGACTACCGCCGCCTTGAAGTTTTAGATAGTACGAAGTCTTCCAGAGAGAGCAGCGAGGCTAGGAAAGGTTTCTCCTATATGGTAACTGCAGTAACTACTGTGAGTGTTGCATATGCTGCCAAGAATGTCGTCACCCAGTTCATTTCCACCATGAGTGCTTCTGCTGATGTGTTGGCTATGGCGAAAATCGAAATCAAGTTATCCGATATTCCAGAAGGCAAGAACATGACTTTCAAATGGAGAGGCAAACCCCTGTTTGTGCGTCATAGAACCCAGAAGGAAATTGAGCAGGAAGCTGCAGTTGAATTGTCCCAGTTGAGGGACCCACAGCATGATCTAGATCGAGTAAAGAAGCCTGAATGGGTTATCCTGATAGGTGTTTGCACTCATCTTGGTTGTGTACCCATTGCAAATGCAGGAGATTTTGGTGGTTTTTACTGCCCTTGCCATGGGTCACATTATGATGCATCTGGCAGGATCAGATTGGGCCCTGCTCCTCTCAACCTTGAAGTCCCCCCATATGAGTTCACCAGTGATGATATGGTGGTGGTTGGTTAG
- the UQCRFS1 gene encoding cytochrome b-c1 complex subunit Rieske, mitochondrial isoform X1: MLSVAARSGPFAPVLSATSRGVAGALRPLVQATVPATPKPPVLDLKRPFLSRESLSGQAVRRPLVASVGLNVPASVCYSHTDVKVPDFYDYRRLEVLDSTKSSRESSEARKGFSYMVTAVTTVSVAYAAKNVVTQFISTMSASADVLAMAKIEIKLSDIPEGKNMTFKWRGKPLFVRHRTQKEIEQEAAVELSQLRDPQHDLDRVKKPEWVILIGVCTHLGCVPIANAGDFGGFYCPCHGSHYDASGRIRLGPAPLNLEVPPYEFTSDDMVVVG, translated from the exons ATGTTGTCGGTCGCAGCCCGCTCGGGACCGTTCGCGCCCGTCCTGTCGGCCACGTCCCGCGGGGTGGCGGGCGCGCTGCGGCCCTTGGTGCAGGCCACGGTGCCCGCCACCCCGAAGCCGCCTGTGCTGGACCTGAAGCGGCCCTTCCTCAGCCGGGAGTCGCTGAGCGGCCAGGCCGTGCGCCGGCCTTTGGTCGCCTCCGTGGGCCTCAATG TCCCTGCTTCTGTTTGTTATTCCCACACAGACGTCAAGGTGCCTGACTTCTATGACTACCGCCGCCTTGAAGTTTTAGATAGTACGAAGTCTTCCAGAGAGAGCAGCGAGGCTAGGAAAGGTTTCTCCTATATGGTAACTGCAGTAACTACTGTGAGTGTTGCATATGCTGCCAAGAATGTCGTCACCCAGTTCATTTCCACCATGAGTGCTTCTGCTGATGTGTTGGCTATGGCGAAAATCGAAATCAAGTTATCCGATATTCCAGAAGGCAAGAACATGACTTTCAAATGGAGAGGCAAACCCCTGTTTGTGCGTCATAGAACCCAGAAGGAAATTGAGCAGGAAGCTGCAGTTGAATTGTCCCAGTTGAGGGACCCACAGCATGATCTAGATCGAGTAAAGAAGCCTGAATGGGTTATCCTGATAGGTGTTTGCACTCATCTTGGTTGTGTACCCATTGCAAATGCAGGAGATTTTGGTGGTTTTTACTGCCCTTGCCATGGGTCACATTATGATGCATCTGGCAGGATCAGATTGGGCCCTGCTCCTCTCAACCTTGAAGTCCCCCCATATGAGTTCACCAGTGATGATATGGTGGTGGTTGGTTAG